AAGGCGCGACCCAAGTCGTCGTTGTCGAGAAGCAGCGTGAGATCTTTTAACAGCCGTCCGATATCATCGGGTGCGATCCCGGGGTTTATTCTGCCAATCGCAGCGGTGAAGAGGTTAGGGAAAATGTTAGTTTCTTTGTCCCAAACTTGTTCTTTCAAGGACAGGTAGTGGTATCCCAACCGTATCAGGTGGAGGATGACGGGGATTTTTACCCGTGTATCTTCTGTGAATTTCATCATGTTTCCTGTTTTTGGTTTTTATCGCGTCTCAGGCCATGCTGCGCTCCACAATCCCAGAACGGCTGGCAACAATGCCTGTTTGATTAGCGTCTATGTTACACCTTCCCTGTTAGCTGCCCGAGTAAATTTGTTGCGCTTAACTCGCAACGATAATACTCGCGATATAATCTGATATTTTTTGGGGGTAGTGACATACACAATTTGTCAGATCATGCCCATAATTCCTGATCTTCAAAAAGCAGTCGAGGTGCTTACATTCCCAGCGATAGCTTCAGGTCAGAATTATGCGGCATGAATCTGACTACTGAAAAGATGCATAAAATCATCCGGATGCGCATCCAGCCCCTACTCCCCTACAGAGCCGCCGTACATCCCTACACGTTTATTGCGATGGATAAAGGCGTTCGTCTGTAGGATAGTTTCGCGAAGTACGCCGCAGCTTTTTTAATATGTCCCGTTTGTCCCTAACCCGCTCAACTCCTCCTGAAGCCCTAAGCTCTCTTGTAGGGCGTCTGAACGGACTTTGTTAGCAGAAGAATCAGCGCCGAACTTTACCTCCAGGCATAAAGACTGTGCGTTGTGATATCAAGGCGAATGGCAACATCTGAAATGTTAGAGTCGTGGTCAACAACCAATTTAACCGATTCAATTTTGTACTATTCAAGATATAGGTAAACCATGAAATCCGAGACGCTAAATGTCCAGCAAATCTTTCAGGATCGCCGCCAATACTGCGTTCCCTTCTACCAACGTGCATACGTATGGACACAACGAAATCAGTGGTCCGCCTTACTGGAGGATATCACCGAAAAAGCACAGGCCCGTTTATCAGGTATAAAACCAACCCCCCATTTCCTTGGTGCAGTGGTACTTGAACCACAAACTAAGAGCGGTTTGCTGGGTGTTGATACCCTGCATATCATTGATGGTCAGCAACGATTAACTACCCTTCAATACATTCTTGCGTCTATCCGACTGGCTCTTCGTGCAATTGATCTTTCCGATTTAGAAATGCTTGTATTGCCGTGTCTGAAAAATACAAACGAAGCAACAATGCGAAATAAAGAGGTTGAACGCTTTAAGTTATGGCCGACATTTCGTGATCAATCTCATTTTATTCAAAGCCTTAACGTTGACCATGTTGATGATCTCCGCAAGGTATTCCCTGATAGCTTCACGTTACATGGCACACTGCGTAAGCATTTTAACCATCCTCCTTCACTGGAGGCGTTATGGTTCTTTAGTCATGCCTTTATTAAATGGATTAGCGCGGAAGGTCACTCCTTACAAGAAAATGCTATCGCGCTGATTGAAGCTGTCCTAACAGACCTGAAACTGGTCAGTATATCTCTTGAGGCAGAGGATGACGCTCAAATCATTTTTGAGACATTGAATGGCCGTGGGGCTGAGCTTCATGCGACGGATCTTATCCGTAACTATATTTTTATGCGTGCAGAGCATGATAATGTTGATGCCGCTGCATTGTATGAAAATGATTGGAAACCGTTCGAAAACCCGTACTGGACAGAAAAACAACGCCGTGGTCGCATCAACAAACCTCGTTTAGAGTGGCTAATTCACTCCACGCTACAAGCAGAAAAGCAACGTGAAGTAGACCTGTCTCGCCTTTACAATGAGTATCGTGACTATGTAGGCAAGGAATCGTCATCACGCCGAGCTGATCAGCAGGTCGAACTTCTCAATCGATATGCTTTGCAATATAAAGAACTGATTGGTGGAGTGGGCACAACTCCTATTGCATGCTTTGGTCGTCGCATCGCCGCCTATGACATGACCACGATTTATCCTCTTGCGTTACTCATCTCAGTCGCTAGCATTCCTGATACTGAAAAAGCCGCCATGTACAACGATCTTGTCTCGTTTGTAGTGAGAAGAGCGGTGTGTGGCCTGACTCCAAAGAACTATAACAACGTGTTTATGAATGTTTTGCGTCATTTGGCTAAAACCAGCATTTCCAGTGCTGAGTTGCGCAGCACCCTTAATAGCCTTAATGGTGAAGCCGCACGTTGGCCCACTGACTCAGAGTTTCTTAATGCCTGTACTACTGCACGACTTTACCCAGGCAGGCTCGATGCACAGAAGATTCGCTCAATGCTGACCGAACTTGAGGGAGAACTTCGCCGTCAGGTGAAGACTGAGGAGCCGGTGGTTCCAAATCTCTCCAGTCTCGATATTGATCATCTAATGCCTCAAAACTGGTTTCTGCATTGGCCTCTTGAAGACGGACATACCGTGACAGATTCAGACGCTACTGCGGTGAATCAGATTGTTTTGGCCGGTGCAGAGCTAACACACGAGCAACTGCTTGTCTGGAAGCGGCAACAAGCGATCGCTACACTGGGAAATCTGACCTTGCTTAACCTCAGCGTAAATCGTTCGGTCCAACACTCTGCATTTCTTAAGAAACGGGATGGTCTTATTACCCATACTAGCCTACGCTTGAACATACCATTGATAATTCTGGATAAATGGGATGAGGATAAGATCTTTTCCCGGGGTGAGTTGTTGGGAAATGCTGCAATGAGGGTGTGGTCGAAAGTCGATTAATCATCATTTTCGTCCTACGTAACTCTATGTCGGCTCTTACTGTCAAGAACCGACATTCAACTATGCGAGTTGAATGCCCTCATTTCAGTTGGCAACACTGTTTTAAAGTTGGACTGGATTTAGCTCTTTGCCAGTGAATATTGACGTTTACCCCTCAATCATCGTCGACTGGCCTTATCTCATAGCTACGCACATCATCTAAGAGCCAGAGTTTTACTGAGTAGCTCCCTTAATGTTTTTTCTCAATTAAAAGGTATGGATGGGACCAGTCAGTAACCTCTTCATATGAAACAAACCCATCGTGCTCCAATGCGCAAACACCCTTATGGGTGGCAACATAATCGTACACAGCCTGACTTTCCAGCCCCTGTAACATGTGCGATAACAACTTCCGGCGCATGACATCTGACTTCCAACGTTTACCCTTCTTCAGATCTTTATAAGTAATGTTGAAGGGTTGCCCTACTGCATTGGTAACACATTTACCGTAACGGTTGGTTTTCGCTGTACTTTCGTAATGATCTAGCAGTAAAGCCAGATCTAGCCGTAAAGTTTTCAGAAGGCGTTTCCATCGTTTCAGCACTCGTTTAGCTTCTGCCTTACCTAGCCCACGGTTCAACAGGCGTCGGGTACTGGACTTTAGCGATAATGAAACGAACCCGGCATTGAATACGCTGGAAAACCTGAATTGCTTCACCAGCTCCTCAGCGACACGCAATACTCGGCAGATATATTGAGTTTCCAGCACTTTCAGAGACTCGGCCGAAATGCCAATACTCAACAGCTCATGTCGTAGTATCTCGAGCTGACATCCCTTAATGTCATAATTAGCACCACGTGCCAGACACGCCCACTTCATGCCAGAAGGCAGACTTTGAAAGCCAGTGCCAATCTCAAAGGATCGCCCACCAATGTACGCAGTCTTATACGACTGCCTGTAAGAAACCGTTAACGGTGACTCCTTCACAAGATCCACACCTGTTTCAGCCAGTCGCGACAGGAAGTTGAAAATGAATATTTTGTTCTTCTTGGTGGGATTCTCGTTATAGTAATCCAGCAGTGCCTCCAGATTGATTTCTAGCGGTTCAAGGCTGTTCCATACATCGACTACGCGCTCCCTGAAGGCAACGTTTGGGATATCGCGTTTAGACTGTTTATGTTTAGCATGCTGACCGCGTTCAATGGCAATCCCAATCAGTTCATCTAATGAGTAACTTTTACACTTGGTGAAAATGTCAGTCAGATAATGGTAGCGATCCTTACGGCTAAGGTATGCCTCGCGGTCGTTGCCAAACAACTTACGCAAAAAACGTTGAGAAACAGCGTACTCCCGGCATGAACTTTTAGCATTGGAATACCCGGTTAGTTTAATGATTCCCACACCTGCCAGCGCCTCCATTGCACGCTCATGGGTCGGCCCACTTTTCTTAAATACACCGGGAAGTTTCTCCCTACCCAGCTCAAATGGTACTGGCACAGAATAAGACCATTTATTATTTGCCTTAATCTTTGCTTTTCTCCTGTTTTTACGGCTACAGGTAGCAACACATATAACATGCTGGAGAAACACTGCAATATTACGATAAAATGGACGCTTTAAGCTTGGCGCACCATTATAAGGAACACTGAAAACAACTTTCTTGAAATAATCCAACGTTGAATTTGTCACAAGAATATTGTCGTGCGTAATGTATGGCTTCATAATTCACCTGTATATAAAAATCAAAGCACCATGCTCTGACCCCATTTATTTACAACTGAATTACTCAAAACCTTACGTGAACCCAACAAGGCTCAGATGGTTATTATCAGATGATATATTGGAGGCTGGAGCCTCATGATAGCTGATACTGGATAATGGCTATAGTATGTAATGACACATATACCATAATATAGAGATAGAGTGTATACAGAGCATAATAGACACGTGTATATACCCTGTAGAGGCAAGTAGCGAATAAATATCAGCTTAGCCAGAATGGGATTAGCGGATACGTAAAACTTTACCGGTTATTAAGCGGTGTAACTCTCTCCCGGTAATATTCAACAGCGGTTGTAGCCACATGTTATTTTCTGAATTTAATTTCTTTTGAAACCTCAACTTTGATAAA
The Rahnella variigena genome window above contains:
- a CDS encoding DUF262 domain-containing protein yields the protein MKSETLNVQQIFQDRRQYCVPFYQRAYVWTQRNQWSALLEDITEKAQARLSGIKPTPHFLGAVVLEPQTKSGLLGVDTLHIIDGQQRLTTLQYILASIRLALRAIDLSDLEMLVLPCLKNTNEATMRNKEVERFKLWPTFRDQSHFIQSLNVDHVDDLRKVFPDSFTLHGTLRKHFNHPPSLEALWFFSHAFIKWISAEGHSLQENAIALIEAVLTDLKLVSISLEAEDDAQIIFETLNGRGAELHATDLIRNYIFMRAEHDNVDAAALYENDWKPFENPYWTEKQRRGRINKPRLEWLIHSTLQAEKQREVDLSRLYNEYRDYVGKESSSRRADQQVELLNRYALQYKELIGGVGTTPIACFGRRIAAYDMTTIYPLALLISVASIPDTEKAAMYNDLVSFVVRRAVCGLTPKNYNNVFMNVLRHLAKTSISSAELRSTLNSLNGEAARWPTDSEFLNACTTARLYPGRLDAQKIRSMLTELEGELRRQVKTEEPVVPNLSSLDIDHLMPQNWFLHWPLEDGHTVTDSDATAVNQIVLAGAELTHEQLLVWKRQQAIATLGNLTLLNLSVNRSVQHSAFLKKRDGLITHTSLRLNIPLIILDKWDEDKIFSRGELLGNAAMRVWSKVD